From the genome of Polyodon spathula isolate WHYD16114869_AA chromosome 14, ASM1765450v1, whole genome shotgun sequence, one region includes:
- the LOC121326458 gene encoding tetraspanin-1-like, whose protein sequence is MGCFTFVKVMMVLFNLIIFLGGAVLLAVGIWVSVDGGSFLKVMGSISAQAMQFVNVGYFCIAIGAVLVLLGFLGCCGAQKESKCLLIMFFAIVMVIFIAELAAAVVALVYSSFAESILKAWATPTLKSDYGTQSDVTQIWNTTMTELKCCGFTNYTDFSDSSYYSSHHSYPPFCCWSNTTTCSPKAAESSAIEGCFNKLLLTLKQNANIVGGIAAGICALEIAAMVVSMVLYCHIDKNGAN, encoded by the exons ATGGGCTGCTTCACTTTTGTAAAAGTTATGATGGTCTTATTCAACTTAATCATCTTT CTGGGAGGAGCAGTGCTGCTGGCTGTGGGGATCTGGGTGAGCGTGGATGGAGGCTCCTTTCTCAAAGTCATGGGGTCCATCTCTGCCCAGGCCATGCAGTTTGTGAATGTCGGGTATTTCTGCATCGCCATTGGCGCAGTCCTGGTGCTGCTCGGGTTCCTGGGATGCTGTGGAGCTCAGAAAGAGAGCAAGTGCCTCCTAATCATG TTCTTTGCCATTGTCATGGTTATTTTCATCGCAGAGTTGGCTGCTGCTGTCGTGGCCCTGGTCTACTCTTCGTTT GCAGAAAGCATCCTGAAGGCGTGGGCAACACCGACATTAAAGTCTGACTACGGGACCCAGTCAGATGTAACACAGATATGGAACACAACAATGACAGAG TTAAAGTGCTGTGGCTTCACCAACTACACCGACTTCAGTGACTCAAGTTACTACAGTTCCCATCATTCCTACCCACCATTCTGCTGTTGGAGCAACACCACGACGTGTAGTCCCAAGGCTGCTGAGAGCAGCGCTATCGAG GGCTGCTTTAATAAACTGCTGCTGACCCTGAAACAGAATGCAAACATTGTCGGGGGGATTGCAGCCGGAATCTGTGCTCTCGAG attgctGCTATGGTAGTGTCCATGGTCCTGTACTGTCATATCGACAAGAATGGAGCCAATTAG